A genomic stretch from Camarhynchus parvulus unplaced genomic scaffold, STF_HiC, whole genome shotgun sequence includes:
- the LOC115916935 gene encoding atherin-like, producing the protein IILLSFASHCAPFPRRHQWAALPARPLRLLAHVLRGRPARLLPPGAAGNPGIPEIPGMWGLWGLWGVPAGPALHPALRAPAGPGRAPPAPPPSAVPGRALAAAQRPRPQEAAAPAAPGGISRVHPRHSLQQLPVQPAELPLPPSRPQAGECSGIPGPAPLRGPPEEPPHDVPIFSAP; encoded by the exons ATCATTTTACTCTCATTTGCCTCTCATTGTGCCCCGTTCCCTCGCAGGCATCAGtgggcagctctcccagcacgGCCTCTCCGTCTCCTTGCACACGTCCTACGAGGGCGCCCTGCTCGACTCCTtccacctggagctgctggaaatccGGGAATCCCAGAAATCCCGGGAATgtgggggctttgggggctttggggggttCCGGCTGGGCCGGCACTCCATCCCGCCCTGCGTgcccctgcagggcctggccGGGCGCCTCCTGCCCCACCGCCCTCGGCAGTTCCTGGCcgtgctctggcagcagctcagcgCCCTCGGCCACAGGAGgcggcagctccagctgctccag gaggaatttcccGAGTGCATCCGAGGCACTCCCTGCAGCAACTCCCTGTGCAACCTGCTGAGCTTCCGCTGCCGCCTTCCCGGCCACAAGCCGGGGAATGTTCTGGAATTCCGGGCCCGGCTCCTCTACGGGGACCCCCTGAGGAGCCTCCCCACGACGTCCCAATTTTTTCAGCCCCAAA